AAAAACTTAGTAAATGAATCCGAAAATTTAACTTCCATAACTCATAACGGTTTGAAGGGTTCTCTTCGTGAGCATATTCTAATTAATTTTTTAAAGGATTTTTTACCAATTAACTATGAAATTGGGAAAGGTCAAATCCAAGATGTATTCAATAATAATTCCTCAGAATCGGATTTAATTATATGGCAAAAAGATTTGCTTCCGCCAATTTTATTAGATGAACGTATGGGTATTTTCCCTTATGAGTCATGTAGATATTGGATAGAAGTTAAAACTAAAACTACAAGGGCAGAACTGATAAATTCAATTGAAAAAGTAGAAACATTAATGAGACTTAGACCTTTAGAAAATTACGACCCACCTTGGCTACCACAAGTATTACCAGCATATTTTTCCTACTCATCTGATTTAACTAGTGATGATGAATTTTCTAGATTTATAGATATTAACCCTAATTATTATCACAATCCGCCATTTGTAGCCCTTTGTATCGTAGGGAAAGGTTATTGGACTTTTTTCGATCATTTACCTAATGGAAAGAAATGGTTATTCTTTTATCCTAATGATTCATGCTACGAAGTAATTTCCTTTCTCGCAGGAATATTGAATACACTAGCAGGTAGAAATAAGCCATCTTTTGGATATTATATTCTTGAACCAGAAGCGAATAATAAGGGAATATTTTTGTAGAATATGATACTTCGCATAACAGCGCCTTCCCGCTACGTTTCGGCACAAGGCCTCACTCGGCCTGCGGCAAATTCCCTTCCGTCACGCTTCTTGCTACGCAAGAAGTCGCGCCGACGCCAACGCCTCTTCCAGAGGCTCGGCTACAGGGAACTTCGGGAAGGCTAGTTCGTTATACGCAATAGGTCTAAATTTAATGACTAATAAAGCAAAATGTTATTATTGTGGAAAAGAAGCAACGTCCAGAGAACATATCCCACCACAGTCTTTTTTTCCAAGCAATCAAAAACTTGATTTAGTTACAATTCCATCATGCGAAGAACATAATTCCAAGAAATCAAACAAAGACGAATATGTAAGAAATTACATAACAATTCACCGTTCAGTGAAAAAATCAGGATACGAAAAATTTGAGGAAAAAAGTAGAAAGGCATTCAAAAGAAATAAATCCTTAGCGTTATCAGTAGAAAATGCCGAAAAGGCAACACTCGACGGAGAAGAAACAGGTATTTTTTTAGTTAAAAAAGCAAACTTTGATGAATTCTTTGACCACCTAGCTTCTGGTATATTTTATTTTTTAACCAATAAAATTTTTAATGGAAAATGGATAATTCATCCAATCTCTTTTTATGAAGATAGGGAACTCTACGAAAAAAATGTTCCTAATGTAGAAAAAATAATTAATAGCTATAAAAATATTATAAAAAATACAAACCTAAAGAAAATACCTGAATTCAAAAATGAAAAAGTATTTATACCTCAATACTATAAAGAAGAAAATAATGAGAAAATTAGCATCTTTTTAAATTTAACATTTTATGAGGGATTTATAGTTTTTATTTTAGGCGAGTATGATAAAAAGGATCCAAAATAAAGACCTACTGCGTATAACAGCAGGGAAACGCTGCGCTTCGGCACTTACGGCCTCGCTTGGCCTGCGGCACATTCCCTTTCTGTCACTCGCTCGCATACGCAAGCTACGTGCCAGTCCCTAACGTCCCGTTACCGGGACTCAGGGTCAGGGAACGTCGTCTCCCCTAGTTCGTTATATGAAAT
This portion of the Leptospira noumeaensis genome encodes:
- a CDS encoding DUF6602 domain-containing protein; its protein translation is MSFNLFFQEFAQTRAKNLVNESENLTSITHNGLKGSLREHILINFLKDFLPINYEIGKGQIQDVFNNNSSESDLIIWQKDLLPPILLDERMGIFPYESCRYWIEVKTKTTRAELINSIEKVETLMRLRPLENYDPPWLPQVLPAYFSYSSDLTSDDEFSRFIDINPNYYHNPPFVALCIVGKGYWTFFDHLPNGKKWLFFYPNDSCYEVISFLAGILNTLAGRNKPSFGYYILEPEANNKGIFL